One window of the Salvia splendens isolate huo1 chromosome 1, SspV2, whole genome shotgun sequence genome contains the following:
- the LOC121802364 gene encoding transmembrane protein 120 homolog, giving the protein MESTAAGISALAEEAKELQETAASLISRTTREEDALRQRVAAIDARINSLRSPLRGSKDFDKVEEELKRVRYILSEGDAAAFLPSKSHGMFLRMFLGPINVRANRKDVQLKVKEEYNNFRDRTAFLFLCLPSLLLILRSYIWGGCLPALPVQLYQAWLLYLYTGLALRENILRVNGSNIRPWWIKHHYFAMAMALISLTWEIDQGPDCAQKQIGVQLFLKWAIMQGVAMILQNIYQRQRLYTRIALGKARRMDVVWGETAGVEGQLLLLCPILFVLQGFEAYVGFLLLNTTMNGSKLDWQVITCGVLLIVMAVGNFVNTVQTLVRKSRVKAKIKRGKSRQELHQLNHGSDDKSS; this is encoded by the exons ATGGAATCAACGGCCGCCGGAATATCGGCGCTGGCGGAGGAAGCCAAGGAGCTGCAGGAGACCGCGGCGTCCCTCATCTCCCGAACCACCCGCGAGGAGGACGCGCTGCGCCAGCGCGTCGCCGCAATCGACGCCCGCATCAACTCTCTCCGTTCGCCCCTCCGCGGCTCCAAGGATTTCGATAAA GTGGAAGAGGAGCTGAAGAGAGTGAGGTATATATTGAGTGAGGGAGATGCAGCGGCATTTCTTCCTAGCAAATCTCATG GTATGTTTTTGAGGATGTTTTTGGGGCCTATTAATGTGAGAGCTAATCGGAAGGATGTACAATTGAAAGTGAAAGAGGAATACAATAATTTCAGG GATAGAACAGCATTTTTGTTCCTTTGTTTGCCGTCACTATTGCTTATTTTAAGGTCATATATTTGGGGTGGATGCTTACCCGCATTACCAGTTCAACTTTACCAG GCATGGTTGCTATATCTTTACACTGGTTTGGCTTTGAGAGAGAACATCTTGAGAGTTAATGGAAGTAATATACGTCCTTG GTGGATTAAACACCATTATTTTGCCATGGCTATGGCTCTGATCAGTCTAACTTGGGAAATAGACCAAGGACCTGACTGTGCTCAGAAACAG ATAGGTGTACAACTATTTCTGAAATGGGCAATAATGCAAGGAGTTGCTATGATTCTTCAGAATATATACCAAAGGCAAAGACTTTATACACGTATTGCGCTTGGCAAG GCTAGGAGGATGGATGTTGTTTGGGGAGAAACTGCTGGAGTGGAGGGTCAACTACTACTGCTATGCCCGATACTTTTTGTTTTGCAG GGATTCGAAGCTTATGTTGGGTTCTTGTTGCTTAATACTACTATGAATGGATCCAAATTGGATTGGCAG GTAATTACATGTGGGGTTCTTCTCATAGTCATGGCAGTCGGAAATTTCGTTAACACGGTGCAGACCCTAGTAAGGAAATCGAGGGTTAAGGCAAAAATCAAGAGAGGTAAAAGCAGGCAAGAGCTGCATCAACTGAATCATGGATCAGATGACAAGAGTTCGTAA